Within the Nocardioides humi genome, the region TTCCGACCGGCTCCGCGCCAGCCCATGTCGTGGTCTCACCGGACGGGGCCACCGCGTACACCACCAACGGGGCAGACGACACCGTCTCCGTCATCGATGCATCCACCATGAAGGTCATCGACACCATCAAGGTGGGCCAGGGCCCGCACGGCCTCCGACCCAGCCCGGACGGCCGCTGGCTTGTCGTGGCGAACGTCGCCGACACCACGCTCAGCGTCATCGACACCCGGACCAACCAGCTGGTCACAGACATCGTCGTGGGGAAGGCCCCCGCGCAAGTCGCCTTCTCCCCCGACGGCAGGTTCGTCTACGCCTCCCTGAACGGGGATGACGCCGTGGCCAAGGTCGACATGGCGACGCGCCAGCTGGTCGGCACGGTCGCAGTCGGAGACGGCCCCATCCAGACGTACGTCACCGGCGACAACCTCTACCTCCTCGTCGCCAACCAGGGCACCGAAGGCTCGCCCGGGACCACGGTCTCAGTCATCGACACCAAGACGTTCACCGTGACCGAAATCGTCGAGACCGGGCAGGGCGCCCACGGCATCGTCGTCGACCCCTCCAGCCGGCACGCCTACGTCACCAACATCTACGGGGACGACGTCGCCGTCCTGGACCTCCAGGAGCTCGAGGTCGTGGCGCGGATCCCCGTCGGAGACAAGCCCAACGGCGTGAGCTTCTCCTCGCTCCCGAACGACGCCGAAGGCGGCAACGTCACGCTCGACCTTCCCATGGATCCCGAGGTGTCCGCCGACGAGATCGAAGACGGTCACGAAGACGGTCACGAGGACGGTCACTGATCTTCTGGAAGGCGATAGCGCCTCAGTGCCGCTGACTCAGACCCAGACATCGGGGTGGACTTTGCCGACCATCACCTTGCAGTTCGCCCCGCTGGACGAGCTTCCGCCGAATTTTTGGGTCACCAATCCGCGACATAAGCAGAAACGGTTCAAAATGCGAACGGCCTCTGACCTACGTTTCCGCAGGTCAGAGGCCACTTTTTCGTAGCGGGGGCAGGATTTGAACCTGCGACCTCTGGCTTGTTTCAGCCACTACGGAACGGCGTGGAAGATCGTGGATCTCCTCGGGTTTACGCGGGAAGACCTCACAGTCCACTTCGGAGTGTATCGGGTGAGCGCGGGTCCGGCTGGACCTGTATGTGGCTGGTTTCTGCCAGCGGCTCGAATCTCGGTCAAGCTGCAGCGATGAGTCTGCGACCGCCCGCAGTAGCGTCCTGGTCGACGATCGATTGAATGCTCCGGCCGTCTCGGCTCGGTCGACGACGTCGCGAGTCCGACCCGACGCGGAAAGTCATCACGGTCCATAGGTGATGGGAACGGTCGCCGGGACGAGGGAGGCGGATACCAGTGCATGGACGTCGAGGTCGACGTCGCCGAGGTCCACGCTGACGACCGCTGAGTAGGGCAGCTCCTTGTCCCAACCCTCGCGACTGTCCTCCCACCAACC harbors:
- a CDS encoding cytochrome D1 domain-containing protein: MTTVAGVEGPHNVQVSPDGASVWTVSGHDGYAAMLSAESLDLHGVVPTGSAPAHVVVSPDGATAYTTNGADDTVSVIDASTMKVIDTIKVGQGPHGLRPSPDGRWLVVANVADTTLSVIDTRTNQLVTDIVVGKAPAQVAFSPDGRFVYASLNGDDAVAKVDMATRQLVGTVAVGDGPIQTYVTGDNLYLLVANQGTEGSPGTTVSVIDTKTFTVTEIVETGQGAHGIVVDPSSRHAYVTNIYGDDVAVLDLQELEVVARIPVGDKPNGVSFSSLPNDAEGGNVTLDLPMDPEVSADEIEDGHEDGHEDGH